A genome region from Campylobacterota bacterium includes the following:
- a CDS encoding type Z 30S ribosomal protein S14, with product MAKKSMIAKAKRTPKFAVRAYTRCQICGRPHSVISDFGICRVCFRKMANEGLIPGVRKSSW from the coding sequence ATGGCTAAAAAGTCAATGATCGCTAAGGCGAAACGCACACCTAAATTTGCGGTTCGCGCTTACACACGCTGCCAGATCTGCGGTCGTCCGCACTCTGTTATCAGCGATTTCGGAATTTGTCGCGTTTGCTTCCGTAAAATGGCAAACGAAGGGTTGATCCCAGGCGTTAGAAAGTCAAGCTGGTAA
- the rplE gene encoding 50S ribosomal protein L5 produces the protein MARLKDKYLALKPELQSNLGIANVMQVPALEKVVISVGCGFAMKDNKLIQNIQDTISNIAGQRAMVVNARKSVAGFKVREGMPVGVKVTLRGAQMYDFMDKLISVSLPRVKDFRGIPRNGFDGRGNYNFGITEQLIFPEVNYDDIMQIHGMNITVVTTATNDKDAFKLLEMLGMPFAKGRE, from the coding sequence ATGGCACGTTTGAAAGATAAATATCTGGCTCTTAAGCCTGAGCTTCAAAGCAATCTCGGGATTGCAAACGTAATGCAGGTTCCTGCGCTGGAAAAAGTGGTTATCTCTGTCGGATGCGGTTTCGCGATGAAAGATAACAAACTGATCCAGAATATCCAGGACACGATCAGCAACATCGCCGGACAGCGTGCGATGGTCGTCAATGCGCGTAAATCGGTTGCGGGATTCAAAGTGCGTGAAGGGATGCCGGTCGGTGTCAAAGTAACGCTCCGCGGTGCCCAGATGTACGATTTCATGGACAAACTGATCTCTGTATCACTTCCCCGTGTTAAAGACTTCCGTGGTATCCCACGCAACGGCTTTGACGGTCGCGGAAACTACAACTTCGGTATTACCGAGCAGTTGATTTTCCCGGAAGTAAATTACGATGACATCATGCAGATCCACGGGATGAACATCACCGTCGTGACAACTGCGACAAACGACAAAGACGCTTTCAAACTTCTTGAAATGCTCGGCATGCCGTTTGCTAAAGGGAGAGAATAA
- the rplX gene encoding 50S ribosomal protein L24 gives MAKFKFKKGDTVEVIAGDDKGTKAEVLQVMPKKNKVIVKGVRVAKKTVKPSEQNPQGGFISKEMPIDASNVRKVEA, from the coding sequence CAAAAAAGGCGACACTGTCGAAGTGATCGCCGGTGACGACAAAGGTACGAAAGCCGAAGTGCTTCAGGTAATGCCTAAGAAAAACAAAGTGATCGTCAAGGGTGTCCGTGTCGCTAAGAAAACGGTTAAACCCAGCGAACAAAATCCACAAGGCGGATTTATCAGCAAAGAGATGCCGATCGATGCATCGAATGTCCGCAAAGTAGAGGCGTAA